GACCAGGCCGTCCAGCCATGCGGCAGATCGAGGATGATCGCGGGAATGGTGGCGCGCAGAATATCGATCAGCGGGTCGAAAGCGTCCGGTCCGATATCATAGACACGCTCGAGCGTTGCAGGTGCCGCGAGCAGCGAGAGATTGTCCGAGCAGCGTGACAGCAGCCGGTCGATGAAGGCGGTATCGACGCGATCCGGCGAGAACACCGCGTCGGCGATTCCCTGCGGCGGATCCTGGTTGAAATCGAGGCCGCCCGTGCCGAACGGCAGATCCATGTCGGCAATGCAGGTGTCGACGCCGATATCGCGGGAAATCGCCCAGCCGAGATTATGCGCAATCGTCGAGGCGCCGACGCCGCCCTTGGCGCCGATCACCGCGATCACCCGGCCGACCGGCTTGGTCCCGGGCGCGGCATAAAGCGACGATACGGTTCTGACCACATCGAGCACGCCGATCGGACCGATGAGGTAATCGCTCACGCCGCGCGCCACCAGCTCGCGATAGAGCACGATGTCATTGACCTGGCCAATGACGATCACCTTGGTGGTGGCGTCACACACCTCGGCCAGCTCGTCGAGATGGTCGAGGATCTCGTTGCGACGGCCGACCGTCTCGAGAATGACCACATTTGGCGTCGGCGACGAGCGATAGGCTTCCGCCGCAGCCGGAGCTCCACCCATTTGAACGCGCAGATGGGCCTTGTCCATGCGCCGGTCTTCGGCGGCCTCGGCGATCACCTCCGCCAGATCGGCGGTTTCGCAGAAGGCCTGCAGCGAAATGCGCGGGACAGGAGCGATCTGCTCGCTGAGATCCTGATCTTGATGCGGCGTGTCCTGCACGTTGGTTATCCTCCTCCGCCCCTGACGCCGGCCTTGACGTCGGTGAGCGGCTGAATCGGCTGATGGATCGTGTGCGGCCCCGGCGACTCGCCGCGTCGATAGCGGGCCAGAGCGGTCTGGCGGCGCGTCGAATCGAGTTCACCTTGCGCGCGCGGATGCAGGAGATCGCTCGGCTGCGCGACCATGGCCGCGAGGTTCTGTTGCGTGGCGCAGCCGAAGTTCCAATAGGTCTTGTTGAGATTGCTCATCGCTCCGTCGCTCGGACCGAGGTCATGCGGCCACTGGCCGCATTGGCTCGCGACATAGGCGCCCTGCGGCGACACCATGATCGGATGACGCTGCCGGTAGTCCACCGGCACGCCCTGATCGATTGCCGTGACACGGTTGTGCTGGCAGCCGCCGATGCCAATGGCGGCTATTCCAAACAGCGCAAGGCGGATTGCCGGGATGCGGCGAAGCGCGCGGAACATGTGCAATCCCTCTCGAAGATCAGTCACGGATGAAGCCGACCGGTCCGTTGAAACGGCCATTCGGCGGCGCTGCGCCGGTCGTGCCGTAGATGCGATTGAGCCGGCCGATCAGGATGCCCGCCGGATCGGAGGCGTCGCGGTAGTTGTCGTCGGGACGGGCGAGCTGGTTGGCCGGAACCGGCCGGACGATGTAGGGCGTCACGATGACCACCAGTTCGGTTTCGCCGCGCTGATAGTCGCGCGAACGGAACAGCGCACCGATGATCGGCAGGTTGATCATGCCGGGCAGACCGCTGATCGCCTGCCGGGTCTGCTCCTGCAGGAGGCCGGCCATGACGATCGATCCGCCCGACGGCAGTTCCACGGTGGTGTCGGCGCGGCGGGTCCGCAGACCCGGGACGTTGAGCGACTGCAGGCGCAATGAGAATTCATTGGAGAGCTCGCTGACCTCGACGCCGACGCGCAGGCTGATCCGGCCCTCGGACAGCACGATCGGCGTGAACGCGAGGCCGACGCCGAACGGCTTGAACTCGAGCGAGATATTGCCCTGTTGGTCTCGTCCTGACGGAATTGGAAATTCGCCGCCCGCCAGGAAGCGCGCCTGTTCGCCGGAGATGGCGGTCAACGTCGGTTCGGCGAGTGTCCGCGCCAGCCCGCTTTCTTCGAACGCGCGCACCGTGCCGGCGACGATGGTGTTGCCGACGCGGGTGCCGATGGTGCCGGCATTGGGCGTCGGATCGATATTGTTGACGTTGAACCGGCCCTGGGTCAGCAGGCCGTAGACGAAGCCGCCGGAATTGGCGAGGTTGCCCGAGGCGCCGGGGACCGCCGGGGTGGTAAAGGGGTCGAAAGCCTGTAGGTTTACGCCCAATTGCTTGATCGCGGTCCGCTGGATCTCGGCGACCGTCACCTTCAGATGCACCTGGTCGCGGCCGCGGATCGAGATCGCGTTGACCACCTTCTTCTCGTCGCCGACCAGCCGGATCGCGACATCGACGGCCTGCTGCGCCTCGAGCGGCGTCGCGACCTGGCCGGAGAGCACCACGGCATCGTTGACCGAGCGGACATCGAGGTTGGAGCCCGGCAGCAGGCTGCGCAGCGCGAGCCGCAGCCCGCCGAGATCGCGGCCGACCTCGATGTCATAGCCGGCAATCTGCCGGCCCTCGGCATCCAGGAAGAAGACATTGGTCTGGCCAACCGCGACGCCGATCAGAAAGACCCGCCGCGCCGATCGCACGACCGCGTTGGCGATCGCCGGGTTGGCGACGATGACATCGCGGGCATCGCGCGGCAGGTCGATCGCCAATGATTTGCCGACGCCGAGCGCAACCGGCCTGTTGCCCAATGTTTCAACCCGCTGACGCGGCACCGAACTCGACTGTGCCAGCACGGAGGAGAAGCTCGTCGCAGCCATCAGAGCGCCGATCACGACCACGGGCACGTGGCGGCCGATCAAAGTCATCGTCCGGGCTACGGCGCGCATTGGAAGCTCTTTCGCGGACATGGCGTGCAGGATTGCGCGGCGCATCATTCGGTCCCTTGCGTGCTGGTTGGCACCGATTGCACGGTGCCATGGCGCACGATGGTCATCCGGTTGCCGTGGCGCGACGAGAACATCGGGTCGCCGTCGTCGCCGGCTTCGCCGGCAAGGTTGGACGAGGCGGAATCGGCGAGGCTGCGCAGCGCCAGCGACAGGGTGCCGAGCTCGCGGGCAAGCGCCAGCGTTTCGGCCTGGACCGGGGTCAGTTCCAGGGTGGCGGTGCGGCCGACAATGGTTTTCTCGCCATTGCGTTCTTCCACCACCTGATCGACCGCCAGCACGCGCACATTGCGCAGCACGGTCGAACTCGTATGGCTCATGCCTTCGGCCTGGGCCGCGGCGGTGCCGTTGCGGCGGGCGAGAATGACGTCGACGCGGTCATTGGGCAGGATGAAGGCACCGGCGCCGCGCGACGGGTCGTCGATCGGCGCCGCGATGGCGCGCATGCCGGGCGCCAGAATGGCCGACATGAAGCCTCGGCCACCCTTGATCAGCTTGGCGGGCCGGATCGGCTCACCCTGGACGAAGGAGGTGCGCGCGATCGAGCCGATAGCCTCGTCCATCGCCGCCTGGCCGTTGTTGCCGCTGCGCCTGACGACAAAGTTGTCGGATCCGGCCTCTTCGGGCCAGCGGCGCCATTGAATATCGCTGGGCAACAGGACCTTGCCCATGGGCACGTCGACGCTTGCCACCAGGACATCGACGGTGCGCATTTCGGGAGCCGGCGCGACGGTCTGCTGAACCACCGGGGCCGGAGCCCTGCGGCCGCCCATCAGCATTGCGGCAAGCCCACCGGCACCGAGCGCCACTGCAATGACGACGATCTGGGCAGGCTTCAAACGCATCTGACGGACCCTCACGCTCGGCGAGGAACGTTAGCCCTCGTCTCGATGGCGGATTTCATCAGGCAAAGGTCAACTTATGGTTAATTAGACGTGAGCAATCTGGCCCAACAGGAGGTAACCGGCTCAGCTCATAGCGTTCCGGTCAATTGGGCAGCGCGCCATTCATCCAGATGCTCGTCGGGTAGAGCAGCAGGCCGGCGGCGGCAAGCGCGATGCCATAGGGGATACCGGTCTTGGCATCAGTGATCTTGGCGTACCAGCCCTCCCGCATCAGGAAGGCCGGGTGCATCGGTGCGCCGCGCAGCGACAAGAGCCCGATGGTCAGCAGACCGCCGAGCAGCGATGAATAGAGTGCATATTCCAGAAGTTGCGACCAGCCGAGCCAGAGCGCCGTCACCGCGGCGAGCTTGGCATCGCCGCCGCCGATCCAGCCGCAGGCGAAAAAGCCGAAGGTGATGGCAAGTACCGCCAAGCCGGCCAGGCCGTGCATGCCGATCGCCTGCCAACTCATGCCGCTGACCAAGGCAAGGGCAATGAAGGCTGCGACCAGGACCAGCGAAATCCGGTTGGAGATGGTCATGGTGAACAGATCGCTGGCGGCAGCGAAGGCCATCATTGCCGGAAAGATCAGGAGAATGGCGAGTTCGGTCATGATGCTTGGATCCAACAACCCGGCCGACGATGACATGCCGACGGTTTCAGACCAGTGAACGCCAGAGGATGAGCGAGCCGGCCACCAGGCCCGTGGCAAGCACGGCCACGACAAGGAAAAGTGTCGATGCGGCCTCGGCACGGATGACGGCAAGCTGCGCGTCGATCGACGCCAGCGTCTCGACCCTGTGTCCCCTGGTCATGTTCGCGGAGTTGAATGTCATCGCGCATCGTCGCCAAGAAGATGAAGGACCGCGGGAGATCCGGTTTGTTTCGAACCGGCTTCAGCGAGACAAATTGCCTTCAATGAAGACAAACATGTCTTTGATCTTGTTACCTATACTGAACATGACCACGATTATGGCCGCCGCGAGCGCGGCGATGATCAAGCCATACTCCATCGCCGTTGCTCCGGAGTTGTCCCTGAGGAAGCGAGCGATACAGGCTCTCATGACGGCATCCCGCGGCTTCCAGAGTCCAAATGGCCCGCCAGATGGCGAGCCATGGAAGAGCCAATCGACCTGGCACTTACTTCTTCAATTCGGTGTCGATGAAGGTAAACTTGGTGAGAACGGTGCCGCCGATCGAATTGACGGTGACGATGATGACAGCGGCGATGCCGGCGGCGATCAGGCCATATTCGATGGCGGTGGCGCCGGACTGGTCCTTGGCGAAGCGGGCGAGAAGGCTCTTCATGACTGACTCCTAGTGTCCACGTTGAGGCGCCGATCTGGCGCTATCCGGCAGGTCTTTTGCCGACCCTTTCGAATGATTGACAACCTAGCAGCCACCTCTTGCGGCTTAGTTAAATCGAACGTGTGAATTCCTCGAAATAGACAAGGTCTTCGAGTTGGTTAATCTCGCCTTGATCGCAATAATAATTGGTTTATGACTTGCGAAAATCCGAGTAAAAATTCTTAACGTCGGATTTCTTGTCACCGTAATACACGAATAAGTGGCCAGACGTCGTTGTCGTTGCGCAAATATCAGATGGTAATTGAGCCTGGTCGAGGCCGATCCGCTGCCGGTGCGGCGCCGGCTGGCGGCAATTGGCAAATCGTTCACCAATTTCTGGTTAGCTCGCGGCCATGAATGATATCCGCCCGCTGTCCGGAGCTTTGAACACCATGGCGGTCACGTCTAGTCGCCGGTCGCCGCTCATTGCATTTCTGCTGACCCTTGGGCTCGTCATGCTTGCCGCACAGCCGTCGCGGGCTGTTGAAGCGGCACAGAACCAGGCGGAACTCGCGACCCATGGCCTGACGGTGACGATGGATCAGGCGCGCATCGTGCGCCTGCCCCCGCGCGTGACGACGCTGGTCATTGGCAATCCATTGATCGCCGACGCCACCGTGCAGAATGGCGGGCTGATGGTGCTGACCGGCAAAGGCATTGGCTCGACCAATCTGATCGCATTGGACGCGCGCGGCGAACAGCTGATGGCGGTGCAGATCCGCGTGCGTCCGCAAAATGATGCCGTCGTGCAGGTTTATCGCGGCGTCGAACGGGAAACCTATTCCTGCACGCCCACCTGCGAGCGCACTATGGCGGTTGGCGATTCCAAGGTGTTTTTCGATACGGCGCTGGGTCAGTCGCGGAGCCGCGACGCCGCCGCATCCAATCGCGGCGCCGCCGCGGCCGCGCCGCGTTGACCCCAAGCACCGCTCAGTTTTGGGTTTCGGGGCAAGAGTTCGTCAATGGGTTTCCGCTAAGACAACCAGCCTTGACGGCCGGCCGATTATGCGTGCCCGGGTCAGGAGACGAAGGGCATGTCCGTTTTGCGTCCGGGTGGCTGCATGACTTGGTTGTCTTTGCGATCGTTGCGCGGCGGCTTGACGCCGGTGCGGATCGTCCGCCGTTTCAAGCGCGATGCCGATGGTGTGACGGCGGTCGAGTTCGGCCTCGTTGCTTTGCCGTTCTTTACGCTGCTTTTTGGTATCATCGAGGTGGCGCTGGCCTTTTTTGCCAGCCAGATCCTGGAAACGGCCACCGCCGATGCGGCGCGCCTGGTCCTGACCGGGCAGGCCCAGGCCGCCAATTTCAACAAGGCGGCGTTCCAGCAGGCGGTCTGCGACAAAGCCAGAGTCATGTTGAGCTGTTCCGGTATCGCCGTCGACGTGAAGACCGTCGCCAATTTCGGCAATGCCGATACGTCGGGTCCGGCGCGGACGAGTTCGGGCGCGGTGAACTATTCCAGCATGGGCTACAATCAGGGCAATGGCGGCGACATCGTCGTCGTCAAGGTGGTCTATGAATGGCCGATCATGATGCCGACCTTCGGGCTTGGCTTTGGCGATCTGCCGAATGGCAAGCGCCTGCTCAGGGCGACGGCGGTGTTCCGCAACGAACCCTTCTAACCCTTCCCGACGCGGGCGCCCTCGCCGTGCACGTCCTCATGAAGGCTTTGCTGAAATGATGCTCTCGATGATGTGCACTGATCTCAGGTTCCGCATTGCCTCGATCGCGACGAGGAGCGGCGACCTGCTGTCGCGCGTCCGCCGCGACAATCGGGGCGTGGCTGCGGTCGAGTTCGCCATTGTCGTGACGCTGATGGTCCCGCTGCTTTTCATGGCCTTCGAAACGACGCAGGCCTTGCAGGCGAACCGCAAGGTATCGGTCGCCACCCGCGCGCTGGCCGATCTGGCGTCTCAGACCTCGGTCATCGCCAATGCCGACATGACCAATATCCTGAATGCCACCGCCGGCGTCATGGCGCCGTTTCCGACCAGCAAGACCGCCGCGGTCGTGACCGGCATCAAGATCGACGACAAGGGCAAGGCAACTGCCGCCTGGAGCGATGTCTGCAACAAGGTCGGTGCCCTGACCGATTCAGCGGGCAATTCCGTCGGCCAGCGCCACGCGGTCGGTAGCGTCATGGTCGTGCCGCCACAGCTCATGCCGCCTCTTGGCACCACCGGCTTCCTTGTCTTGGCCGAGGTCTTCCACAAATACGTTCCCATCGCGGGTTGGGAGCTCACCGGCGGCATCGTGCTGTCGGATCGGCTCTATGCCACGCCGCGCATCGGCACCTCGGTCACCCGCAGCGGCACGAACGCCCCCTGTGCCTGATCACCAGACGATTGGGCTTTCGTCTTCCAGCGTGACACCGAGCCGCCGTGCTATGCCGCGGGCCGCGACGACGGCGGTGGCGAAAGTCGCCTGCAGCAGGTAGCCGCCGGTCGGCGCCTCCCAGTCGAGCATTTCACCGGCGACGAAGACGCCGGGCAGGGCGGCGAGTTCGCCTTCGGCGCTGACGGCATCGCGGCTGACGCCGCCGGCGGTGGAAATCGCCCGTTCGATCGGTCGCACCGCCTGAATGTCGATGACGGCCGCCTTGATCAGAGCGGCAAGGCGCGCCGGATCGCGTGGCAGCGGACCAGCCACGGCTTCGTGCAGGACGCCGATGGCCTGGGGCGTCAATCCCAAGCGCTTCTTCAGCCTGCTCGACAGCGAATCCTTGGTGCGCGCGCCGGCGATCCGGGCGGCGATCGTGCCCTGGGCCAGATCCGGCTTCAGATCGATGGCAAGCCGGGCCTTGCCGTCGGCGAGCGCTGCGCGGATCGGCGCGGAGAGGGCATAGACCACGCCACCCTCCAGCCCAGCCGCCGTGATGACGGCCTCGCCCTCGGCTTGCCGGTCCCCGACGGTGATCGCAATGCGCTTCAGCGGCTGGCCGGCAAAGCGCGCGGCAAATTCGGGGGACCAGTCGATCTCGATCCCCATATTGGCCGGCTCGAGCGGTGTGATGGCAACACCCCTCGCCGCAAGCAGCCCGACCCAGGCACCATCCGAACCCATGCGCGGCCAACTGGCTCCGCCAAGCGCCAACAGGACCGCCTTGGCCTTGACGGTTTCGCCGCCGTCGGGGCCGTCGAACAGCAAGGCGCCGGCCGGGCCGAAACCGGTGAAACGGCGGCGGGTGGCCAGGGTGACGCCCTTGGCCTCGAGCCGGGCCAGCCAGGCGCGCGCCAGCGGCGACGCCTTGAAGCTTTCGGGAAACACCCGGCCGCTCGATCCGACAAAGGTTTTCTGGCCGAGCCCCTCGGCCCAGGCCCTGAGCGCTGCCGGCGGAAAGGCGTCCAGCCCGGGCCGGAGCCATGGCCCGGCGGCGCCATAGCGAGCCAGAAAGGCCGCCCGCGGCTCCGAATGGGTCAGATTGAGGCCGCCTCGTCCGGCCAGCAGAAATTTTCGCGCCGGCGAGGCCAGGCGCTCGAAGATCGTGACCTCGAGCCCGGCCTCGGCAAGTTTTTCCGCGGCAAACAGCCCGGCCGGCCCGGCGCCGACAATCGCGACCTGGCAGGACCGGCGGCTCATGGCTTCAACCCGCGATCGATCATGCCTGGCCCCACCGCCGCACCATAGATTGACGTCGTCTGCCGCCTTTCGCCTTCCGCCGCAAGCGGTTCCGGTGCCAGGATGGCGGACAACCGCGTCAAGCGGACGAGCAGGGAAGGAGAGATCCATGGCGCCGGTCGTCATTGCCATCGACCAGGGAACCACGTCGTCACGGGCCATCGTGTTCGGCCCGGACCTGTCGATCCGCGCCGTCGCGCAGCAGGAATTCACCCAACACTATCCTGCCTCCGGCTGGGTCGAGCACGATCTCGAAGAGATCTGGGCGAGCGTGGTCGAAACCACCCGGACGGCCATGG
This portion of the Phreatobacter stygius genome encodes:
- a CDS encoding AAA family ATPase, coding for MTNVQDTPHQDQDLSEQIAPVPRISLQAFCETADLAEVIAEAAEDRRMDKAHLRVQMGGAPAAAEAYRSSPTPNVVILETVGRRNEILDHLDELAEVCDATTKVIVIGQVNDIVLYRELVARGVSDYLIGPIGVLDVVRTVSSLYAAPGTKPVGRVIAVIGAKGGVGASTIAHNLGWAISRDIGVDTCIADMDLPFGTGGLDFNQDPPQGIADAVFSPDRVDTAFIDRLLSRCSDNLSLLAAPATLERVYDIGPDAFDPLIDILRATIPAIILDLPHGWTAWSKRALTNADEILVVAAPDLANLRNAKNMMDLLRASRPNDSAPRYLLNQIGVAKRPEIKPVDFAKALEADPVSVIAFEPQLFGTAANNGQMIAEMEPGHKVSGQFTELALAMTGRHDTRKTRQGLLAPLTPLLEKLTQRRKKA
- a CDS encoding Flp family type IVb pilin produces the protein MRACIARFLRDNSGATAMEYGLIIAALAAAIIVVMFSIGNKIKDMFVFIEGNLSR
- a CDS encoding type II and III secretion system protein family protein → MRAVARTMTLIGRHVPVVVIGALMAATSFSSVLAQSSSVPRQRVETLGNRPVALGVGKSLAIDLPRDARDVIVANPAIANAVVRSARRVFLIGVAVGQTNVFFLDAEGRQIAGYDIEVGRDLGGLRLALRSLLPGSNLDVRSVNDAVVLSGQVATPLEAQQAVDVAIRLVGDEKKVVNAISIRGRDQVHLKVTVAEIQRTAIKQLGVNLQAFDPFTTPAVPGASGNLANSGGFVYGLLTQGRFNVNNIDPTPNAGTIGTRVGNTIVAGTVRAFEESGLARTLAEPTLTAISGEQARFLAGGEFPIPSGRDQQGNISLEFKPFGVGLAFTPIVLSEGRISLRVGVEVSELSNEFSLRLQSLNVPGLRTRRADTTVELPSGGSIVMAGLLQEQTRQAISGLPGMINLPIIGALFRSRDYQRGETELVVIVTPYIVRPVPANQLARPDDNYRDASDPAGILIGRLNRIYGTTGAAPPNGRFNGPVGFIRD
- a CDS encoding TadE/TadG family type IV pilus assembly protein — protein: MTWLSLRSLRGGLTPVRIVRRFKRDADGVTAVEFGLVALPFFTLLFGIIEVALAFFASQILETATADAARLVLTGQAQAANFNKAAFQQAVCDKARVMLSCSGIAVDVKTVANFGNADTSGPARTSSGAVNYSSMGYNQGNGGDIVVVKVVYEWPIMMPTFGLGFGDLPNGKRLLRATAVFRNEPF
- a CDS encoding TadE/TadG family type IV pilus assembly protein: MMCTDLRFRIASIATRSGDLLSRVRRDNRGVAAVEFAIVVTLMVPLLFMAFETTQALQANRKVSVATRALADLASQTSVIANADMTNILNATAGVMAPFPTSKTAAVVTGIKIDDKGKATAAWSDVCNKVGALTDSAGNSVGQRHAVGSVMVVPPQLMPPLGTTGFLVLAEVFHKYVPIAGWELTGGIVLSDRLYATPRIGTSVTRSGTNAPCA
- a CDS encoding NAD(P)/FAD-dependent oxidoreductase, producing the protein MSRRSCQVAIVGAGPAGLFAAEKLAEAGLEVTIFERLASPARKFLLAGRGGLNLTHSEPRAAFLARYGAAGPWLRPGLDAFPPAALRAWAEGLGQKTFVGSSGRVFPESFKASPLARAWLARLEAKGVTLATRRRFTGFGPAGALLFDGPDGGETVKAKAVLLALGGASWPRMGSDGAWVGLLAARGVAITPLEPANMGIEIDWSPEFAARFAGQPLKRIAITVGDRQAEGEAVITAAGLEGGVVYALSAPIRAALADGKARLAIDLKPDLAQGTIAARIAGARTKDSLSSRLKKRLGLTPQAIGVLHEAVAGPLPRDPARLAALIKAAVIDIQAVRPIERAISTAGGVSRDAVSAEGELAALPGVFVAGEMLDWEAPTGGYLLQATFATAVVAARGIARRLGVTLEDESPIVW
- a CDS encoding A24 family peptidase, translating into MTELAILLIFPAMMAFAAASDLFTMTISNRISLVLVAAFIALALVSGMSWQAIGMHGLAGLAVLAITFGFFACGWIGGGDAKLAAVTALWLGWSQLLEYALYSSLLGGLLTIGLLSLRGAPMHPAFLMREGWYAKITDAKTGIPYGIALAAAGLLLYPTSIWMNGALPN
- the cpaB gene encoding Flp pilus assembly protein CpaB — its product is MRLKPAQIVVIAVALGAGGLAAMLMGGRRAPAPVVQQTVAPAPEMRTVDVLVASVDVPMGKVLLPSDIQWRRWPEEAGSDNFVVRRSGNNGQAAMDEAIGSIARTSFVQGEPIRPAKLIKGGRGFMSAILAPGMRAIAAPIDDPSRGAGAFILPNDRVDVILARRNGTAAAQAEGMSHTSSTVLRNVRVLAVDQVVEERNGEKTIVGRTATLELTPVQAETLALARELGTLSLALRSLADSASSNLAGEAGDDGDPMFSSRHGNRMTIVRHGTVQSVPTSTQGTE
- a CDS encoding Flp family type IVb pilin, which gives rise to MKSLLARFAKDQSGATAIEYGLIAAGIAAVIIVTVNSIGGTVLTKFTFIDTELKK
- a CDS encoding CpaD family pilus assembly lipoprotein — its product is MFRALRRIPAIRLALFGIAAIGIGGCQHNRVTAIDQGVPVDYRQRHPIMVSPQGAYVASQCGQWPHDLGPSDGAMSNLNKTYWNFGCATQQNLAAMVAQPSDLLHPRAQGELDSTRRQTALARYRRGESPGPHTIHQPIQPLTDVKAGVRGGGG
- a CDS encoding pilus assembly protein N-terminal domain-containing protein, giving the protein MNDIRPLSGALNTMAVTSSRRSPLIAFLLTLGLVMLAAQPSRAVEAAQNQAELATHGLTVTMDQARIVRLPPRVTTLVIGNPLIADATVQNGGLMVLTGKGIGSTNLIALDARGEQLMAVQIRVRPQNDAVVQVYRGVERETYSCTPTCERTMAVGDSKVFFDTALGQSRSRDAAASNRGAAAAAPR